The Desulfovibrio desulfuricans DSM 642 genome includes a window with the following:
- a CDS encoding iron-containing alcohol dehydrogenase, whose protein sequence is MWDQAADYKNVREIRVKTTTYLGVGAIDKIDDILAQLKSEGITSILCVCGGRSYKITGAWDKVEAAAQKHGVTLALYNRVTPNPTTDSVDEAAALGRSVNAGAVLAIGGGSPIDCGKSAAILLANPGKTGDDLYCFRFTPQAALPIIAINLTHGTGSEVNRFAVATVTKLNYKPAIAYDCIYPRFAIDDPALMTGLSPDQTRYVSIDAVNHVVEAATTTVTNPFAISLAAETIRLVHQWLPAALADPGDLKARYQLCYAAMQAGVAFDNGLLHFTHALEHPLSAVSPDLSHGLGLAVLLPAVILECYPARPDVLAHILAPLAPGLKGLPEEAPQAAKAVEQWLASVGVPQKLDDIGVTAADVDKFCDLVEQTPSLGLLISVAPVEGTRERVARIYNNSLKHMA, encoded by the coding sequence ATGTGGGATCAAGCTGCCGATTACAAGAATGTGCGCGAAATTCGCGTTAAGACAACTACCTATCTGGGCGTTGGGGCCATTGATAAAATAGACGATATCCTTGCCCAGCTTAAGAGCGAGGGCATCACGTCCATACTCTGCGTTTGCGGCGGGCGTTCATACAAAATCACCGGCGCTTGGGACAAGGTTGAAGCCGCAGCACAAAAGCACGGCGTCACGCTCGCGCTCTACAACCGCGTCACCCCCAACCCCACTACCGACAGCGTGGACGAGGCCGCAGCCTTGGGCCGTTCAGTCAATGCGGGCGCAGTGTTGGCCATAGGCGGCGGCAGCCCCATCGACTGCGGTAAGAGCGCCGCCATCCTGCTGGCAAACCCCGGCAAGACTGGCGATGATCTGTACTGCTTCCGCTTTACGCCGCAAGCGGCCCTGCCCATCATTGCCATCAACCTTACCCACGGCACCGGCAGTGAAGTCAACCGCTTTGCCGTGGCAACTGTGACCAAGCTGAACTACAAGCCCGCCATCGCTTACGATTGCATTTATCCCCGCTTTGCCATTGACGACCCCGCGCTCATGACTGGGCTTTCGCCCGACCAGACGCGTTATGTGTCCATTGACGCCGTCAACCATGTGGTGGAAGCCGCCACCACCACGGTCACCAACCCCTTTGCCATTTCGCTTGCGGCAGAAACCATCCGGCTCGTGCACCAGTGGCTGCCCGCCGCCCTCGCCGACCCCGGCGACCTCAAGGCCCGCTACCAGCTGTGCTACGCCGCCATGCAGGCAGGCGTGGCATTTGATAACGGTCTGCTGCACTTCACGCATGCGCTTGAGCACCCCCTGAGCGCCGTCAGCCCCGACCTGTCGCACGGCCTTGGCCTTGCCGTTCTGCTGCCCGCAGTCATTCTGGAATGCTACCCCGCCCGGCCCGATGTGCTGGCGCATATTCTTGCGCCCCTGGCCCCCGGCCTCAAGGGCCTGCCGGAAGAAGCCCCGCAGGCCGCCAAGGCTGTGGAGCAGTGGCTTGCCAGTGTGGGCGTGCCGCAGAAGCTTGACGACATCGGCGTGACCGCTGCTGACGTGGACAAGTTCTGTGATCTGGTGGAACAGACCCCTTCGCTGGGCCTGCTGATTTCCGTTGCGCCTGTGGAAGGTACGCGGGAACGCGTGGCGCGCATCTATAACAATTCTCTCAAGCACATGGCTTAA
- the thiC gene encoding phosphomethylpyrimidine synthase ThiC has protein sequence MSASFRSQNSALSGLLDKHLTNLAEEEQLTPESIVEAIEAGTMVLLGNPAHPNLKPILVGQPSRIKVNANIGTSPLCNCPATEERKIKAALDAGADTVMDLSIAGDLDSLRLGMLKACPLPLGTVPLYAVGQQILDAELDIATMQPDALFAEIAKQAEQGVDFITVHCGLSKRGAEMAVKNNRVLGIVSRGGSMLARWMLENNRENPLLEYYDRLLDICRPYNVTLSLGDGLRPGAGVDAGDAAQWEEVINLGQLAKYALERGVQCMIEGPGHVPLNQVRTQIQGIKRLTNNAPLYVLGPLCCDSAPGYDHIAGAIGGAMGVEAGVDFLCYLTPAEHLTLPDEADVRAGVMASRVAAHVGEVALGRPAAVAREAAMNAARKALDWEAMSKAALDPQMLEKRREDHKTEEVCAMCGKFCSVKMLRGH, from the coding sequence ATGTCTGCATCTTTTCGTTCGCAGAATTCCGCTCTGAGCGGCCTGCTGGACAAACACCTCACCAATCTGGCCGAGGAAGAACAACTCACCCCCGAATCCATTGTTGAAGCCATCGAGGCGGGCACAATGGTGCTGCTGGGCAACCCCGCGCATCCCAACCTCAAGCCCATTCTTGTGGGCCAGCCCTCGCGCATCAAGGTGAACGCCAACATCGGCACTTCGCCCCTGTGCAACTGCCCCGCTACGGAAGAACGCAAAATCAAGGCTGCCCTTGATGCCGGAGCCGACACCGTGATGGATCTTTCCATCGCGGGCGACCTTGACTCCCTGCGCCTTGGCATGCTCAAGGCCTGCCCCCTGCCGCTCGGCACGGTGCCACTCTATGCCGTGGGCCAGCAGATTCTGGACGCGGAGCTGGATATCGCAACCATGCAGCCCGATGCCCTGTTTGCCGAAATCGCCAAGCAGGCAGAGCAGGGTGTAGACTTCATCACCGTGCATTGCGGCCTTTCCAAACGCGGCGCCGAAATGGCCGTCAAAAACAACCGCGTGCTGGGCATTGTTTCGCGCGGCGGCTCCATGCTCGCCCGCTGGATGCTTGAGAACAACCGCGAGAATCCGCTGCTGGAATACTACGACCGCCTGCTGGACATCTGCCGCCCCTACAACGTCACCCTGTCGCTGGGCGACGGCCTGCGCCCCGGCGCGGGCGTGGACGCTGGCGATGCCGCCCAGTGGGAAGAAGTCATCAATCTGGGCCAGCTTGCCAAATATGCCCTTGAACGCGGCGTGCAATGCATGATCGAAGGCCCTGGCCACGTGCCGCTCAATCAGGTGCGCACCCAGATTCAGGGCATCAAGCGCCTGACCAACAATGCCCCCCTGTATGTGCTCGGCCCCCTGTGCTGCGATAGCGCCCCCGGCTATGACCACATTGCCGGAGCCATCGGCGGCGCCATGGGCGTTGAGGCTGGCGTGGACTTTCTGTGCTACCTCACCCCTGCCGAACACCTCACCCTGCCTGACGAGGCGGACGTGCGCGCTGGCGTCATGGCCTCACGCGTGGCCGCCCATGTGGGCGAAGTGGCCCTTGGCCGCCCCGCCGCCGTTGCCCGCGAGGCTGCCATGAACGCAGCCCGCAAGGCTCTGGACTGGGAGGCCATGTCCAAGGCCGCCCTTGACCCGCAGATGCTTGAAAAACGCCGCGAAGACCACAAAACGGAAGAAGTCTGCGCCATGTGCGGCAAATTCTGCTCCGTCAAGATGCTGCGCGGCCATTAG
- a CDS encoding TrkH family potassium uptake protein: MARKRFLSPFTWPVLSFLAVIVAGSVLLGLPSSWARGQSISPIDACFLATSAVCVTGLSPLDISEVLSPFGKGVLLCLIQTGGLGVMTYTSIIFLLWRNNVPFNSREAVSQALLWGDFSLAAFLRQVLGLVFGIEAVAAFLLWLHDPVFFYPFSAVFHAVSAFCNAGFALSTANLALFRDDVAVNAIIAASVVLGGLGFGVLREFLGICTGGRLGAPVRRLSRFSRLVVKTSFLLIVLGWVGMFAIEFWRGSVPRTVDGCADLGITMFFHSVVARTAGFSSIDLAGLGDATLLVLIALMFIGGGPGSCAGGIKVVTFRVLAGYIAAQFRGDSQIVLEGRGVSAENVSRALTLFFAYSMLVGISVFLLAITEGDVVAGAGTQAAPFLRLLFEEVSALGTVGLSVNLTQDLSSAGKGIIIFSMFAGRVGILSLLMAVQSLRSKKAYSVAEAQLPIG, encoded by the coding sequence ATGGCAAGAAAACGTTTTTTGAGTCCCTTCACCTGGCCGGTGTTGTCATTCCTTGCGGTTATCGTTGCGGGGTCAGTACTGCTCGGCCTGCCTTCAAGCTGGGCCAGGGGCCAGAGCATAAGCCCCATAGACGCCTGCTTTCTCGCAACCTCGGCTGTCTGCGTTACCGGTCTTTCGCCGCTGGACATAAGCGAGGTGCTCAGTCCTTTCGGCAAGGGGGTGCTGCTGTGCCTCATCCAGACCGGCGGGCTGGGGGTCATGACCTACACAAGCATCATTTTTCTGTTGTGGCGCAATAACGTGCCCTTCAACAGCCGCGAAGCCGTGAGTCAGGCCCTGCTGTGGGGTGACTTCAGTCTTGCCGCATTTTTGCGGCAGGTGCTCGGGCTGGTTTTTGGCATTGAGGCTGTGGCCGCATTCCTGCTCTGGCTGCACGACCCTGTATTTTTCTACCCATTCAGTGCCGTGTTTCATGCTGTTTCAGCCTTCTGTAATGCAGGCTTTGCCTTGAGCACAGCCAACCTGGCTCTTTTTCGGGATGACGTGGCCGTCAATGCCATTATTGCGGCTAGTGTCGTGCTAGGCGGCCTAGGCTTTGGCGTGCTGCGGGAATTTCTGGGCATCTGCACGGGAGGGCGCCTGGGCGCGCCTGTGCGCCGCCTCAGCCGCTTCAGCCGACTGGTAGTCAAAACAAGTTTTCTTCTTATTGTTCTCGGCTGGGTGGGCATGTTCGCCATCGAGTTCTGGCGGGGGAGCGTGCCGAGAACCGTGGATGGATGCGCCGACCTTGGCATCACCATGTTTTTTCATTCGGTGGTGGCGCGTACCGCAGGCTTCAGTTCCATTGACCTCGCTGGGCTGGGCGATGCCACCCTGCTGGTGTTGATAGCCCTGATGTTTATCGGCGGTGGCCCCGGTTCGTGCGCAGGCGGCATCAAGGTTGTGACTTTTCGCGTGCTTGCGGGCTACATTGCCGCCCAGTTCAGGGGAGACAGCCAGATTGTGCTTGAAGGACGCGGCGTGTCGGCAGAGAACGTCAGCCGGGCGCTGACCCTGTTTTTTGCCTACTCCATGTTGGTGGGGATTTCTGTCTTTCTGCTTGCCATTACGGAAGGCGATGTTGTTGCCGGAGCAGGCACGCAGGCTGCGCCCTTTTTGCGCCTGCTGTTTGAAGAAGTTTCGGCACTTGGCACTGTGGGGCTTTCCGTAAATTTAACTCAGGATTTGAGTTCTGCGGGCAAGGGAATCATAATTTTCAGCATGTTTGCGGGCCGGGTGGGCATTTTGAGCCTGCTCATGGCGGTGCAGAGCCTGCGGTCAAAAAAGGCCTACAGCGTGGCAGAGGCCCAGCTTCCCATCGGGTAG
- a CDS encoding potassium channel family protein, which produces MAEKKLEIGVIGLGKFGLRMASTLVSLGHTVLGIDMSEARVQRAEEALDTVYKADATNIAVLRSLHVQDLDWVVISVGESVEQSLSITLNVQELNGPKIWVKASNEEHKKILQRLHVTRAMVPETEAAVMAAHQLTHPGMLDLIPKYGGIAIQELRVDEWDGKTLIELNLIQQFNVMVMGIRPAGKNAFVFVPPATTILHKGDSLVVAGRADSMRMLKP; this is translated from the coding sequence ATGGCGGAAAAGAAACTGGAAATCGGCGTTATTGGCCTTGGCAAATTTGGCCTGCGCATGGCCTCCACCCTGGTGTCGCTGGGGCATACAGTGCTTGGCATTGATATGTCCGAGGCCAGGGTGCAAAGGGCGGAAGAAGCGCTGGATACCGTATACAAGGCCGATGCCACCAATATTGCCGTGCTGCGGTCGCTGCACGTGCAGGATCTGGACTGGGTGGTGATCAGCGTTGGGGAAAGCGTGGAGCAGTCACTGAGCATCACCCTCAACGTGCAGGAGCTGAACGGCCCCAAAATATGGGTAAAAGCTTCCAACGAAGAACACAAAAAAATTCTGCAACGCCTGCATGTTACCCGCGCAATGGTGCCGGAAACAGAGGCTGCCGTCATGGCGGCCCACCAGTTGACCCATCCCGGCATGCTCGACCTTATCCCCAAGTACGGCGGCATTGCCATTCAGGAACTGCGCGTGGATGAGTGGGACGGGAAAACCCTTATTGAATTGAACCTGATACAGCAGTTCAACGTCATGGTCATGGGGATTCGCCCGGCGGGAAAAAACGCCTTTGTTTTTGTGCCGCCAGCCACAACAATTCTGCACAAGGGTGATTCTCTGGTTGTGGCGGGAAGGGCCGATTCCATGCGCATGCTCAAGCCCTGA
- a CDS encoding amino acid permease, which produces MTTPGTKKLGLFACITVVAGNMMGSGIALLPANLAGIGSISVIGWLVAILGAMGLAYVFARLGMEDPQEGGPIAYASEIGPELGYQTGLLYYHANWIGNLAVAITGVDYLSVFFPALEHPLWAGFASLALIWIFTGVNILGAAWIGRLVSIGVVLLLIPVFITGTVGWLYFDPAVFSANWLAGGKPAGSSVMSAVVLCIWSFIGIESASVNTAVVENPKRNIPLSTLIGTALAGLVYILSCTAISGMFPAKQMAESGAPFSLAMGHICAGLPLAHLVPDMVSAVTAFACLASLGSWIMLVSNAGCRAAQDGTLPPIFGRKNAKGQPVSGLVLSACMMSAMLLLMMAVSRSGDTQDLFNSITSVAVLLTLPAYYYSALALLKRYGLRNRAAWLKVAASLGACMFCLIAFSGAGKNALSGAVIVMLGTFIFYVGKPRPARQG; this is translated from the coding sequence ATGACCACGCCGGGCACGAAAAAACTTGGTCTTTTCGCCTGCATCACTGTTGTGGCGGGCAACATGATGGGGTCTGGCATTGCTCTTTTGCCCGCAAACCTTGCGGGCATCGGCAGCATATCAGTCATAGGCTGGCTTGTGGCCATTCTGGGAGCCATGGGCCTGGCCTATGTATTTGCCCGGCTGGGCATGGAAGACCCGCAGGAGGGCGGCCCCATTGCCTATGCCAGCGAAATAGGGCCGGAGCTGGGCTATCAGACGGGCCTGCTCTATTATCACGCCAACTGGATAGGCAATCTGGCCGTAGCCATAACCGGCGTGGACTATCTTTCGGTATTCTTTCCCGCGCTGGAGCATCCCCTGTGGGCAGGCTTCGCATCACTGGCCCTTATCTGGATATTCACAGGCGTGAACATTCTGGGCGCGGCCTGGATAGGCAGGCTTGTTTCCATCGGGGTCGTCCTGCTGCTGATCCCCGTATTCATCACAGGCACCGTGGGCTGGCTGTATTTTGACCCTGCGGTGTTTTCCGCCAACTGGCTTGCCGGGGGCAAACCCGCAGGCAGCTCAGTCATGAGCGCCGTTGTGCTTTGCATCTGGAGCTTCATAGGGATTGAAAGCGCCTCGGTGAACACAGCAGTGGTGGAAAACCCCAAGCGCAACATTCCGCTTTCCACCCTCATTGGCACGGCTCTGGCCGGGCTTGTGTACATACTTTCCTGCACGGCCATATCGGGTATGTTTCCCGCAAAGCAGATGGCGGAATCCGGGGCGCCCTTTTCGCTGGCCATGGGCCATATCTGCGCAGGGCTGCCTCTGGCCCATCTGGTGCCGGACATGGTTTCGGCAGTGACCGCCTTTGCCTGCCTGGCCTCACTGGGGTCATGGATAATGCTTGTTTCCAACGCTGGCTGCCGTGCCGCGCAGGACGGCACCCTGCCGCCGATCTTTGGCAGAAAAAACGCCAAGGGCCAACCCGTGTCTGGGCTGGTTCTTTCTGCCTGCATGATGAGCGCCATGCTGCTTTTGATGATGGCTGTCAGCCGCTCCGGCGACACGCAGGATCTGTTCAACAGCATTACCAGCGTGGCAGTGCTGCTGACGCTCCCGGCCTATTATTACTCTGCTCTGGCGCTGCTCAAACGGTATGGCCTGCGCAACCGGGCCGCATGGCTTAAGGTGGCGGCATCGCTCGGCGCATGCATGTTCTGCCTCATCGCCTTTTCCGGCGCGGGAAAAAACGCCCTGTCCGGCGCTGTCATTGTCATGCTGGGCACGTTCATTTTCTATGTGGGCAAACCACGCCCTGCCCGTCAGGGATAA
- a CDS encoding Orn/Lys/Arg decarboxylase N-terminal domain-containing protein: MPIDKHEWPVLIVSGEFDAATDEGCRLRDLKKQLVENKGCSVLISLRYEDAINIFASRADLGTVIIDWDIQREDPGEQATAAELLEGIRQRNKTIPVVLLTDHSELENLPTDVLSKVDDCIWKITDTVDFLAGRIEVLVSDYLQTVYPAFFGGMARYANEYKYAWHTPGHMGGEGFLKSPAGVAMHKFFGENVFRADLSISVPELGSLLDHNGPVGDAEENSARVFGADITFYVLNGTSNVNQIIWRSQVLRDDIAFVDRNCHKSLNYAMVITEAYPVYMTPRRNRRGIIGPCRLSEFSEKSIHKKIAANKLIPDELKSCRVKMSALTNSTYDGLCYNVTNIKKQLRKSVDNLHFDEAWYAYARFSPMYENHYGMTDADNVADHPPIFCSQSTHKLLTAFSQASMLHVKHGTHVRINRDELNESYMMHGSTSPQYSMIASLDVATKMMDDDGEVLLRDTITEAVRIRRKITLMEREMTARGDWFFSMWQPIRVPYQKGMHDFLEVPAEYLAENQLPWVLNSDNNWHGFDDIEPDYVMLDPIKLTFITPGLAEDGTMADTGIPAAIVTNYLIRHRVVCEKTDYYSFLLLNSIGTTKAKEGALISGLLKFKQLYDANAPLSVALPDLYAAFPETYKGVGLRDHSNAIHRHFREHKLLDKMQAAFQGIPDQVMRPAEAYHEVVRHNVEYVELADLRGRVPAVMIVPYPPGIPVMMGGEIMNEVAEPIFAYLEARQNFENAFPGYESDIHGVERIERDGKKYFSVLCIKK; the protein is encoded by the coding sequence ATGCCCATAGACAAGCATGAATGGCCTGTGCTGATTGTTTCTGGTGAATTTGATGCGGCAACAGATGAAGGTTGCAGGCTGCGCGACCTGAAAAAGCAGCTTGTGGAAAACAAGGGCTGCTCTGTTCTCATATCCTTGCGATATGAAGACGCAATAAATATTTTTGCATCTCGCGCCGACCTTGGAACTGTCATAATAGACTGGGATATACAGCGTGAAGACCCCGGAGAACAGGCAACGGCAGCGGAGTTGCTTGAGGGCATCCGCCAGCGCAACAAAACCATCCCGGTCGTGCTGCTCACTGACCATTCCGAACTGGAGAATCTGCCCACGGATGTTCTTTCCAAGGTGGACGACTGCATCTGGAAGATAACAGATACCGTGGATTTTCTGGCCGGACGCATTGAAGTGCTGGTCAGCGATTACCTGCAAACGGTGTATCCGGCCTTTTTCGGCGGCATGGCCCGCTACGCCAATGAATACAAATACGCATGGCACACGCCTGGGCATATGGGCGGCGAGGGATTTCTCAAAAGCCCCGCAGGCGTGGCCATGCACAAATTTTTTGGCGAAAACGTCTTTCGCGCCGACCTTTCCATTTCCGTGCCCGAGCTTGGCTCCCTGCTTGACCACAACGGCCCGGTTGGCGATGCGGAAGAAAATTCCGCCAGAGTCTTTGGGGCGGACATAACTTTTTATGTGCTCAACGGCACCTCCAACGTCAACCAGATCATCTGGCGCAGCCAGGTGCTGCGCGACGACATCGCCTTTGTTGACCGCAACTGTCACAAATCGCTCAACTACGCCATGGTCATTACCGAGGCCTACCCCGTGTATATGACGCCACGGCGCAACCGGCGCGGCATCATCGGGCCGTGCAGGCTTTCCGAATTTTCAGAAAAAAGCATCCACAAAAAAATCGCCGCCAACAAGCTCATTCCTGACGAGCTGAAAAGCTGCCGGGTCAAGATGTCTGCCCTCACCAATTCCACCTATGACGGGCTGTGCTACAACGTAACCAACATCAAGAAGCAGCTCCGCAAGAGCGTGGACAACCTGCATTTTGACGAGGCGTGGTACGCCTACGCCCGATTCAGCCCCATGTATGAGAACCACTACGGCATGACGGATGCCGACAATGTGGCCGATCATCCGCCCATTTTCTGCTCGCAGTCCACCCACAAGCTGCTCACGGCCTTTTCACAGGCCTCCATGCTGCACGTAAAGCACGGCACGCATGTACGGATCAACCGCGATGAACTCAACGAATCCTACATGATGCACGGCTCCACATCGCCGCAATACAGCATGATCGCCTCGCTTGATGTGGCTACCAAAATGATGGACGACGACGGCGAGGTGCTGCTGCGCGACACCATTACCGAGGCCGTTCGCATCCGCCGCAAGATCACCCTCATGGAGCGGGAAATGACCGCCAGGGGCGACTGGTTTTTCAGCATGTGGCAGCCCATAAGGGTTCCTTACCAGAAGGGCATGCATGACTTTCTGGAAGTGCCCGCCGAGTATCTGGCAGAGAACCAGCTCCCCTGGGTGCTGAACAGCGACAACAACTGGCACGGTTTTGACGATATTGAGCCGGATTACGTCATGCTTGACCCCATCAAGCTGACCTTCATCACGCCCGGCCTCGCGGAAGACGGCACAATGGCGGATACGGGCATTCCTGCTGCCATTGTCACCAACTACCTGATCCGGCACCGCGTTGTGTGCGAAAAAACCGACTATTATTCCTTTTTGCTGCTCAACTCCATCGGCACTACCAAGGCCAAGGAAGGGGCGCTCATCTCGGGCCTGCTCAAATTCAAGCAACTCTATGACGCCAATGCCCCGCTGAGCGTGGCTCTGCCCGATCTTTATGCCGCCTTCCCTGAAACATACAAGGGTGTTGGCCTCAGAGACCACAGCAACGCCATCCACCGCCACTTCCGCGAACACAAACTACTGGACAAGATGCAGGCAGCCTTTCAGGGCATACCTGATCAGGTCATGCGGCCTGCGGAAGCCTACCATGAAGTGGTGCGCCACAATGTGGAATATGTGGAACTGGCCGACCTGCGCGGACGCGTTCCGGCTGTCATGATTGTGCCCTACCCACCAGGCATTCCCGTCATGATGGGCGGCGAAATCATGAACGAGGTTGCGGAACCCATATTTGCCTATCTTGAGGCGCGCCAGAACTTTGAAAATGCCTTTCCCGGTTATGAAAGCGACATCCACGGCGTAGAGCGCATAGAGCGCGACGGCAAAAAATACTTCAGCGTATTGTGCATAAAAAAGTAG
- a CDS encoding M48 family metallopeptidase, with protein MPARKVSVAPLHDLPATVEFTLADGTRLTASVRLSPRARRAKLSLTPRGDLVLTIPLTMGPAQLQSSLPLFLPWLERARTTLLRRVPAPQLPPSITLPLTGEIFAVTPSGDMAAGRKAATAQTAKTATVQVANGARRLLLVESADQVRLYGAVDDISLCAQALRQWCRKKAARLLPPYLEQLAAMEGFALAGVSVRDQSGRWGSCARLRRGQPPQPEAQRSKLPQGNLGRPRSLEQLTTRIRNFFSTPPLPATHDAAPFFAQSGSYLAPANPEGRISLNWRALLLPAPLLEHLCWHELCHLRQMDHSPAYREELARFSPQWPAHEKALNAAWRGLPWWALPGEDASPSR; from the coding sequence ATGCCTGCCCGCAAAGTCTCTGTCGCCCCCCTGCACGATCTGCCCGCCACGGTAGAATTTACCCTGGCCGATGGCACGCGCCTGACGGCGTCAGTGCGCCTTTCACCCCGTGCGCGCAGGGCAAAACTGTCGCTCACGCCTCGGGGCGACCTTGTGCTGACTATCCCGCTGACCATGGGGCCAGCGCAGCTTCAATCAAGCCTGCCGCTCTTTTTGCCCTGGCTGGAGCGCGCCCGCACAACCCTGCTGCGCAGGGTGCCCGCCCCCCAGTTACCTCCAAGCATCACCCTGCCGCTCACGGGCGAAATTTTTGCCGTCACGCCCAGTGGCGACATGGCGGCAGGCCGCAAAGCCGCCACGGCGCAAACCGCCAAGACCGCCACAGTACAGGTTGCCAACGGCGCACGGCGTTTGCTGCTGGTGGAAAGCGCGGATCAGGTGCGCCTGTATGGCGCCGTAGATGACATATCCCTATGCGCGCAGGCCTTGCGCCAGTGGTGCCGCAAAAAAGCAGCCCGCCTGCTGCCGCCGTATCTGGAACAGCTTGCGGCCATGGAAGGGTTTGCCCTTGCAGGTGTGAGCGTGCGGGACCAGAGCGGGCGCTGGGGCAGTTGCGCCCGCCTGCGTCGGGGCCAACCCCCTCAGCCCGAAGCGCAGCGGTCAAAACTGCCGCAAGGGAATTTGGGTCGCCCCAGATCGCTGGAACAGCTCACCACGCGCATCCGCAACTTTTTTTCCACCCCGCCCCTGCCCGCCACACATGACGCGGCCCCATTCTTTGCCCAAAGCGGCTCATATCTCGCCCCTGCAAATCCTGAGGGACGCATCAGCCTCAACTGGCGCGCCTTGCTTCTGCCAGCCCCGCTGCTGGAGCACTTGTGCTGGCATGAGTTGTGCCACTTGCGCCAGATGGATCATTCCCCGGCTTACAGGGAGGAGCTCGCCCGCTTTTCGCCCCAATGGCCCGCGCATGAGAAGGCGCTTAACGCCGCATGGCGGGGCTTGCCCTGGTGGGCGCTCCCCGGCGAGGACGCCTCCCCCAGTCGCTGA
- a CDS encoding FlxA-like family protein codes for MSTTGIGNLLGSSSAEAVYKVGLGSNTIRTRSDSSDSGDTVDISDEAKKLFSEKIHMYDKGSSTTATSQSAENKGDTSAETADGETGEAGGGGATKAGGAGGGGGNDSSSDPAEKIKKQIAALKSQLSSLASHAGSATSAAVESKIQSLESQIAALEAQLAEAESTSA; via the coding sequence ATGAGTACAACAGGGATTGGTAATCTGTTGGGTTCCAGCAGCGCTGAGGCGGTTTACAAGGTGGGTCTGGGGTCGAATACCATTCGCACACGCAGCGATTCGTCCGATTCAGGCGACACCGTTGATATATCTGATGAAGCCAAGAAGCTCTTTTCTGAAAAGATCCACATGTATGACAAGGGTTCGTCCACGACTGCGACGTCGCAATCTGCGGAAAACAAGGGCGATACTTCTGCCGAAACTGCCGATGGTGAAACCGGCGAGGCCGGTGGCGGGGGGGCAACCAAGGCCGGTGGCGCTGGCGGCGGTGGCGGTAACGACAGTTCTTCCGATCCTGCCGAGAAGATCAAGAAGCAGATTGCGGCCTTAAAGAGCCAGCTTTCCAGCCTGGCCAGCCACGCGGGCAGCGCCACCAGCGCGGCGGTGGAAAGCAAAATCCAGTCGCTCGAGTCGCAGATTGCAGCTCTTGAAGCACAACTTGCTGAAGCGGAGTCGACTTCTGCTTGA
- the rbr gene encoding rubrerythrin yields MKSLKGSQTEKNILTAFAGESQARNRYDYFAGRAKNDGFVLVQEIFVETALQEKEHAKRLFKFLEGGDVEITAAYPAGVIADSEANLIAAASGENHEHTVMYPEFAAMADKEGFSEVAAVMRQIAVAEAYHEKRFLTLAKDIKEGRMFMRTKPTVWRCLNCGCLVEGDHAPEMCPACAHPKAYFAELNYTF; encoded by the coding sequence ATGAAATCGCTGAAAGGCAGCCAGACGGAAAAAAATATTCTTACAGCCTTTGCTGGTGAATCTCAGGCGCGTAACCGCTACGACTACTTTGCCGGGCGGGCCAAGAATGACGGATTTGTGCTGGTGCAGGAAATTTTTGTAGAAACTGCCTTGCAGGAAAAAGAACACGCCAAGCGCCTGTTCAAATTTCTTGAAGGCGGGGATGTAGAAATCACGGCGGCGTACCCCGCCGGGGTAATCGCTGACAGCGAAGCCAATCTTATCGCAGCCGCCAGTGGCGAAAACCACGAGCACACCGTCATGTATCCTGAATTTGCGGCTATGGCTGACAAGGAAGGCTTTTCCGAGGTCGCTGCAGTCATGCGCCAGATTGCCGTTGCCGAGGCCTACCATGAAAAGCGTTTTCTTACGCTTGCCAAGGATATCAAGGAAGGGCGCATGTTCATGCGTACCAAGCCCACGGTATGGCGTTGCCTGAACTGCGGCTGTCTTGTGGAGGGCGATCACGCTCCCGAGATGTGCCCCGCGTGCGCGCATCCCAAGGCCTACTTTGCAGAGCTTAACTACACGTTCTAG